agagagcaccgCTATAGTTTCTTTTCGacctgaaaaaaaaaggacaaaaggaagagagagccTTGTGGGTTGCGGCTTATTGTTTACTTGTAGTAGGAGTAGGTTAGGGAAGATGTGGTGTGGAGATGTCTCTgtgttttgagttttcaaCATAAGAATGATGAGGGCTATGACGATGTTTATGATGGTGATGTTGGGTTGTCTCTTTCCAGCTTTACTGTCATGTGATTgtgaactctctctctccaactacatatggatggatggatgatGGATCAAATATCTCagttaaaaaatttaacttaAAAATGTACCCCTACAATTAAAAACAAGTAATATCCATTGTTAGTAGTACCAACCAGGGCTTGGGGCCCGTTCACCAAAATCCtgagttaaaaaaatttggagttCTCATATATAACATCTGCATTTGGTATTTTTGTCCTTGGGAAATTTAATTGTGGAACGGACATGTACATTGTGGCTCCAATATACGAAAAGAACTTGCATATTACGAGAATAACACTTTATTCAATTATGTTTAATTatgtaaaaaatttatcacACGTGGCGGAACATGATTGATTAAAGATAGCACAACACTGATATCCTcatgatatataaatatttttttcctaCTATATATAGATCTCTCCCTCCCACCATCATGTGGTATTGTCGTCTTACATATCctgtatattatttttttatttatttatgcaaaCGCTATTATATAGAGGTAATTCGAACACAAAAGCTCGTCTTACATATcctgtatattattattatttttttttatgcaaacGCTATTATAGAGAGGTAATTCGAACACAAAAGCCCGAATGTAAGGATAACTGTTTTAAATCGCTTGAGCTACAATAGTAGCCCTTTTTGACTAGAATTGTATGATTGTATCATATCTGTGTCCATATGGGCGGACATCATAGAATTCACTCTTACTACGGGACCAAacattctcttcttctttttttattctcttttgaGGGAaaactttctcttctttttacTAGAATTCTATGATTGCCTTTGTGGCTCGTGCTGTTGAGCCAGTCATTTGTTTGAGGTGATACAGTCCCCTGGAAACACCTTTTGTTATCTTTAAGAAAGTCAGACTTTTATCAACAAGAAGTAACAAGGCAGATATACAAGTCAACTGGTTAGATGAACTTgctgtttctttctttgggtTTGGGCCCCTCACCATCCCAAcctttctcctcctccatcTCTACAATATTCCTACTCTTCTACTGTTTGCGTTGTTTGATGCGCAAGTATAGAATAGAAGAAGCTTACAAATTTACAGTTGATAGTGGAGAATGTTGCAACCAAAACCTACGAGGGAAGTTGAAGTATTACTATTATCATCAAGAGCACCCCTTCCCTTGAAATAATGAGATTAAGGCCCAATGAATTGGACTCAGTCAGTACTAGTGCGATGTGGGGGCGAGCTTTATTAACTTATGACAGAAAAAAGcaatagattttttttcatccAGACACACACTTTGCATAAAGGATCACTTCACTCAACATGAGTGACACTCGAAAATGAAGAGTACAAGTTCAAATGCTGTAGGGCACTAGCAATGGCCTAATGATAGAAAATGAAGTATCAGTTCCAGACATAAAAAGGCTACTAAAATGATTACCAGTACAAAAAGCTGCCCTACAAGCCAAATGGCACCTCCTCTCCTCcccctttattttatttatttacgtATGGGGTGGTGGAGGGTGAAGACGTGGGTTATTTGACCTATTTTGTGAGTTAATTTTCTaggcaagaagaaaaaaaacattcccGATATGCAAAGTTGCAGGAAGTGCGATTCGTCTAAATTTAGTAAAGTAGCCATGGATCCCCACAGGCAGAAATCTTATTTAGTCGTATTTTATAGCCTATATATGGAAACTCTCTAATTTACTTGTGCCAAATAGCATATCTGTGGCCACAGGTTGCCAGTGTCCACTCCCTACCGGTTGGGCACCATGAACTATCCCCAATTTTCATGCACACCTTCTCTCCTATTATAGCAGAGTAGAGGTTCGGCTGGGCCTCCAGGATCTTTATAGATGACCGGCTATGAATGTCTTGATGCTTCCTGATGTCAATCTGCACACAAGTTCAAATGCTAACACATGAGGAATTTTTGCTCAAAGATGCCGAGTCAAAAAAGGAACCATCTAACCATCTATACTGCATACCAGTTTCACAATCTGATCATGAATGGAGTCACTCCAATCATAGAAATGATCATAGAAAACTGACGGTATTCCTGGGTGCGTGAGTATATATGCATAACCCTGCAGAAAGCATGCACTTAACAACACTTTCTGATATGGATTTCCCATCTAAATGCAAAACATTTCAACTTAATAAACAAATTTTCAtacctccataatatgatttgAAGGGAAGGGCCAATGAGCCTGCGAGACAAAATGATTATCATGTGAGTGGATTTCTAACTTTTACTATGGGACCAAAAGCTCAATTTCTGAAAAGATAGGTACCCAGTAACATAAACGTGATACACTTTTTATGCAAAGAAAATGTAGttgttatattatataggATAATTGGTCAGTGTCGGTTAGGCTTAAACAGTTGAGCTCAAACTTGACTTGTTCAGCCCAAATGATTGTAGGCTGAATTCAACCTTGGCAGATATGTACTTCAGCAGTTCCGGAGAAAACATTTCAGTTGACTTCTGTAGAGCAGAGAAGTATATCATACCTGTGTTGAGCCTGTATCATGGTTATCTAGGAATGTGACAGCTCTTGAAGGCCACCATCCAATTACACCTGGTGGCTTCCCTTGGGGGTCACGTAGGCGCCACAATTGTCCCTTAACAGCTTCCTACATAGAATGCATGTACAAATGTTCAAACACCAAACTAAGAAAGGGGGGACaagataagaaaaaagaagaagagagatttCCTTACTATAGAAAACAAACTAATATAACATGTTTGATGAGCATGAACGttattaaaatttagaaaaaggTAACCACTGCTACGGATATAGAAGACTGAACATACTTGAAACGGGTATTGATGGATtgctattttttttggggtcaaagaTGAAGATTGCTATttctataaaaagaaaaggttcaCCAGTAATGTTTCTGAAACGTTTGTATAAATTGCTGAGCACTAAACCGTCGGCTGGGACTCATATCCCACTCTAGAGTATGATTGGGTATGTGTGTATAAAGGGATGGGGTGGCGTTGGATATCTCAGTCCGTTCGCAAATGGAAGATACCTGAAGAATTCCCTTGGTTGTGAAATCAAATGCAGTTGATAGCTGTCCTGTTCCATCAATCCAATTTATTATCCGCTGTCTGTGGCTATCTGCATAACAATATCAATCACAATAAAGATCAAACAGTAAGCTCAATGCTAAACCTCAAGGAGAAAGAAATTTGACCACTGAACCCATTTAAGACAGCATATAATGCCCATTAAGTTACAATCAAGTCAAATAGCAGGGAGAAAAGCAAGCCAAAGGAATGCTATTAACAGGGCTAAGCTACCTTTTGTACATTAGTAAGCAAGCAGTGCAAACGTATTAAGTTCTTACAGCATATAATCCAATACCTTGGTTGTAATCCAAGCCATGACCATTGTAGTTACAAGAATCCCAATACTCCCCAACAGAAAAAATTGGTTTTGCTCCTTCAATATATTCTTTCACATATTTTGCTGAATAACTGTTGTAACATTGAGaacacaaggaaaaaagaagaagtgtaaaaaatatataaacccAAAAGACATGGAAAAAACTAAGCAGTGAATAAccttaattaaaaaacaaaacttaattTCAAGTTGGAATAACTTTTACCCCCTTGCAAAATCAAATCTAAAATCCTGAAAACCAACATTATTACGTAGCCACTGTAGCCATGCTGTAATATCTTTTCGAACAAAAAGTTGGGTGTGATCAATATTTGGAACTCCATGGAAATTGTCCCCAGTGCTTCGGTTACCCTGATATccaaaa
The window above is part of the Prunus dulcis chromosome 1, ALMONDv2, whole genome shotgun sequence genome. Proteins encoded here:
- the LOC117616370 gene encoding probable alpha-amylase 2 gives rise to the protein MGHRGNDSNANSQQTDIGAALRNGREILFQAFNWESHKHDWWRNLERKVPDIGRSGFTSAWLPPATHSFAPEGYLPQNLYSLNSKYGSEHLLKGLLQKMKQHKVRPMADIVINHRVGTTQGHGGMYNRYDGISLSWDEHAVTSCTGGLGNRSTGDNFHGVPNIDHTQLFVRKDITAWLQWLRNNVGFQDFRFDFARGYSAKYVKEYIEGAKPIFSVGEYWDSCNYNGHGLDYNQDSHRQRIINWIDGTGQLSTAFDFTTKGILQEAVKGQLWRLRDPQGKPPGVIGWWPSRAVTFLDNHDTGSTQAHWPFPSNHIMEGYAYILTHPGIPSVFYDHFYDWSDSIHDQIVKLIDIRKHQDIHSRSSIKILEAQPNLYSAIIGEKVCMKIGDSSWCPTGREWTLATCGHRYAIWHK